One Amorphoplanes digitatis genomic window carries:
- a CDS encoding glyoxal oxidase, with protein sequence MKPRPRPSTARRLLSGAIGLVVLGLLVFVNQPMVAFGSDALHDFNINRLAYKQQYGHWARLPVPHTFRVNAIHAALLHTGKVLIIAGSGNNRENFEAGTFRSILYDPARNSFAEVPTPTDVFCAGHTFLPDGRLLIAGGTKSYEVLEKDITHAAGVMKIKNESPAGGPRVFPKGTRLTAKDGRAYLTRDDVTVPAAIAMKHGDQVMTHAGAAEVWVDAEAAGDASIVDHPAQYTLAGLTGLDQRNIYGLSDKITREKQEYGGDRTSYEFDPQTERYVRTGDMVRSRWYPTLAEMPNGDVLAVSGLDEFGRILPGDNESYVRAQKRWVAAPKLKRVFPTYPGLHLMQDGRLFFSGSNSGYGSDTEGRTPGLWDLTNNKFQVVPGLPDPRMTETSSSVLLPPAQDQKVMIFGGGEVGESPVSTRRTAIADLDEPKPAYRPGPDLPQPARYLSTVLLPDDTVLTTGGSSGYRGGEYRGQTRSDLYNAQIYRPDRDRFETAAESTVGRNYHSEALLLPDGRVITLGSDPLYDRAGKDPGTFEQRIEVYSPPYLFKGPRPGVGAGPDTLERGAKAGFATADAGRIRAARLLRPGAVTHVTDVDQRSVALDLARTADGVTVTVPQDKGLVPAGWYMLFLIDDKGVPSTGRWVRVR encoded by the coding sequence ATGAAGCCCCGCCCCCGCCCGTCGACGGCCCGCCGCCTGCTGAGCGGAGCGATCGGCCTCGTCGTCCTGGGCCTGCTCGTCTTCGTCAACCAGCCGATGGTGGCGTTCGGCTCGGACGCCCTGCACGACTTCAACATCAACCGGCTGGCCTACAAGCAGCAGTACGGGCACTGGGCCCGGCTGCCGGTGCCGCACACCTTCCGGGTCAACGCGATCCACGCGGCGCTGCTGCACACCGGCAAGGTGCTGATCATCGCCGGCAGCGGGAACAACCGCGAGAACTTCGAGGCCGGCACGTTCCGGTCGATCCTGTACGACCCCGCCCGGAACTCGTTCGCCGAGGTGCCGACGCCGACCGACGTGTTCTGCGCCGGGCACACGTTCCTGCCCGACGGCAGGCTGCTGATCGCGGGCGGGACGAAGTCGTACGAGGTCCTGGAGAAGGACATCACGCACGCCGCCGGGGTCATGAAGATCAAGAATGAGTCGCCGGCGGGCGGCCCGCGGGTCTTCCCGAAGGGCACCCGGCTGACCGCCAAGGACGGCCGGGCCTACCTCACCCGCGACGACGTCACCGTGCCGGCGGCGATCGCGATGAAGCACGGCGACCAGGTGATGACGCACGCCGGCGCGGCCGAGGTCTGGGTCGACGCCGAGGCCGCGGGCGACGCCTCGATCGTCGACCACCCGGCGCAGTACACGCTCGCGGGCTTGACCGGCCTGGACCAGCGCAACATCTACGGCCTCTCCGACAAGATCACCCGGGAGAAGCAGGAGTACGGCGGCGACCGGACGTCGTACGAGTTCGACCCGCAGACCGAGCGCTACGTGCGCACCGGCGACATGGTCCGCAGCCGCTGGTACCCGACGCTTGCCGAGATGCCGAACGGCGACGTGCTGGCCGTGTCCGGGCTGGACGAGTTCGGCCGGATCCTGCCGGGCGACAACGAGAGCTACGTACGGGCGCAGAAGCGCTGGGTGGCCGCGCCGAAGCTCAAGCGCGTCTTCCCCACCTACCCCGGCCTGCACCTGATGCAGGACGGCCGGCTCTTCTTCTCCGGCTCGAACTCCGGCTACGGCTCGGACACCGAGGGCCGCACCCCCGGGCTGTGGGACCTGACGAACAATAAGTTCCAGGTCGTACCCGGCCTGCCCGACCCACGGATGACCGAGACCAGCTCCTCGGTACTGCTGCCGCCCGCGCAGGACCAGAAGGTGATGATCTTCGGCGGCGGCGAGGTCGGCGAATCACCGGTCTCCACCCGGCGCACCGCGATCGCCGACCTGGACGAACCGAAGCCGGCCTACCGGCCCGGCCCCGACCTGCCGCAGCCCGCCCGCTACCTGAGCACCGTGCTGCTGCCCGACGACACCGTGCTGACCACCGGCGGCTCCTCCGGCTACCGCGGCGGCGAATACCGCGGCCAGACCCGCAGCGACCTGTACAACGCGCAGATCTACCGGCCCGACCGGGACCGGTTCGAGACGGCCGCCGAGTCGACCGTCGGGCGCAACTACCACTCCGAGGCGCTGCTGCTGCCCGACGGCCGGGTCATCACGCTGGGCAGCGACCCGCTCTACGACCGGGCCGGCAAGGACCCCGGCACGTTCGAGCAGCGCATCGAGGTCTACTCGCCGCCGTACCTGTTCAAGGGCCCACGGCCGGGCGTCGGCGCCGGGCCGGACACCCTGGAGCGCGGCGCGAAGGCCGGCTTCGCCACCGCCGACGCCGGGCGCATCCGCGCCGCCCGGCTGCTGCGGCCCGGCGCGGTCACCCACGTCACCGACGTCGACCAGCGCTCGGTCGCCCTCGACCTGGCGCGCACCGCCGACGGGGTCACCGTGACCGTCCCGCAGGACAAGGGCCTCGTCCCCGCGGGCTGGTACATGCTCTTCCTGATCGACGACAAGGGCGTGCCGTCGACCGGGCGCTGGGTGCGGGTGCGTTGA
- a CDS encoding glycoside hydrolase family 6 protein, with protein sequence MANLRSMRPHWPILAAGLSLALVLAAIVTLSTRGADSPVVAGPSASTERREPVTPEASGGGRLSDRRLYVDPNGSAARQAVEWESAGRTAEARIIRRIADRPTATWFADAAPGYSQRAQSLVTAAAAAGQLPVLTLYNIPGRDCAGHSAGGAADAADYRTWVRTLAGSLSGHPALIVLEPDAIPQAVQGCLSEDDAEQRYALLAEAVEALRAAPGVLVYLDAGNPTWITQPARLVAALRKSGLDRAYGFSLNVANFETTADNITYGSRLSTLLRGAHFVVDTSRNGNGPAQKGAGDRHWCNPPGRALGEEPTTRTGVPLADAFLWVKRPGESDGACGSGAPPAGQWWSRYALDLARPRS encoded by the coding sequence ATGGCGAACCTCCGCTCGATGCGCCCGCACTGGCCGATACTGGCCGCCGGGCTGTCCCTGGCGCTCGTCCTCGCCGCCATCGTGACCCTCTCGACGCGCGGCGCGGACTCGCCGGTGGTGGCCGGTCCCTCGGCGTCCACCGAGCGGCGGGAGCCCGTCACCCCGGAAGCGTCGGGCGGCGGGCGGCTCTCGGACCGCCGGCTCTACGTCGATCCGAACGGTTCGGCCGCGCGACAGGCGGTGGAGTGGGAAAGCGCCGGGCGTACCGCCGAGGCCCGGATCATCCGGCGCATCGCCGACCGGCCGACCGCGACGTGGTTCGCCGACGCAGCACCCGGCTACTCACAGCGGGCACAGAGCCTGGTCACGGCCGCGGCCGCGGCGGGCCAACTGCCGGTGCTCACCCTTTACAACATCCCCGGCCGCGACTGCGCCGGCCACTCGGCGGGCGGCGCGGCCGACGCCGCGGACTACCGGACCTGGGTACGGACGCTGGCGGGCTCCCTGAGCGGGCACCCGGCGCTGATCGTGCTGGAGCCCGACGCGATCCCGCAGGCGGTGCAGGGCTGCCTGAGCGAGGACGACGCCGAACAGCGCTACGCGCTGCTGGCCGAGGCTGTCGAGGCGCTGCGGGCGGCGCCGGGCGTGCTGGTCTACCTCGACGCGGGCAACCCGACCTGGATCACCCAGCCGGCCCGGCTGGTCGCCGCCCTGCGCAAGTCCGGCCTCGACCGGGCGTACGGGTTCTCGCTGAACGTGGCCAACTTCGAGACGACCGCGGACAACATCACGTACGGCAGCCGGCTGTCCACATTGCTCCGCGGCGCGCACTTCGTGGTCGACACCAGCCGCAACGGCAACGGGCCCGCGCAGAAGGGCGCGGGCGACCGGCACTGGTGCAACCCGCCGGGGCGGGCACTCGGCGAGGAGCCTACGACCCGGACCGGGGTGCCGCTCGCCGACGCGTTCCTGTGGGTCAAGCGGCCGGGCGAGTCCGACGGCGCCTGCGGCAGCGGCGCGCCGCCGGCCGGGCAGTGGTGGTCCCGGTACGCCCTCGATCTGGCCCGTCCCCGGTCCTGA